The following are from one region of the Paenibacillus sp. JZ16 genome:
- a CDS encoding IS3 family transposase (programmed frameshift), with product MTKFTKDSKLALIQGYDSVLLSQTEYANQMGVTKSQFQYWLKLYEMHGETAFTNGYTNYPASFKLDVLNHMAQSDASLMDTAALFKLPDFSMLYSWQRKMETGGLEALEPKKKGRPSMKKNPNSSTKRSVVEGSVEALEERIKQLEMENEYPKKVECLSSKQGKITKQDKAQAVWQLRHKYPVKALVQLAGIPRSTYYNLVKRMNQPDPNAELEAEIQSIYAEHDGRYGYRRIRDELAVRGWKVNHKKVQRLMKKMGLQCLVRMKKYKSYKGTVGKIAPNHLDRQFTAGAPNEKWVTDITEFKLFGEKLYLSPILDLFNGEIITYTMGSRPTYSLVSEMLDAGLKRLPEEHQLLIHSDQGWHYQMKPYRHALKSSGILQSMSRKGNCYDNAVIENFFGILKSEFLYYKEFENVEHFKEELKKYIEYYNTKRLKAKLKMSPVQYRTHFEKAA from the exons ATGACTAAATTTACTAAGGATAGCAAATTGGCATTAATTCAAGGGTATGATTCTGTTCTTTTATCTCAGACCGAATACGCAAATCAAATGGGCGTTACCAAGTCTCAATTCCAATATTGGTTGAAGCTCTATGAGATGCATGGTGAGACTGCCTTTACTAACGGCTATACAAATTATCCGGCAAGCTTTAAACTGGACGTACTCAATCATATGGCTCAATCAGACGCTTCTCTCATGGATACCGCTGCTTTGTTTAAACTCCCGGACTTCTCCATGTTGTATTCCTGGCAGAGAAAGATGGAGACAGGCGGTTTAGAAGCCCTTGAGCCAAAAAAGAAGGGGCGTCCATCCATGAAGAAAAATCCCAATTCGTCTACCAAACGATCCGTAGTTGAAGGGTCTGTTGAAGCACTCGAAGAACGTATCAAACAGCTTGAAATGGAAAATGAGTATC CTAAAAAAGTTGAATGCCTTAGTTCGAAACAAGGAAAAATCACCAAACAAGACAAAGCACAAGCCGTCTGGCAACTAAGGCATAAATATCCGGTGAAGGCACTCGTACAGCTGGCTGGTATCCCGCGCAGCACCTATTACAACCTTGTAAAGCGTATGAACCAACCGGATCCGAATGCCGAGTTGGAGGCTGAAATCCAGTCCATTTACGCGGAGCATGATGGACGTTACGGATATCGCCGTATTCGTGATGAACTGGCCGTCCGTGGATGGAAAGTTAACCACAAAAAGGTTCAGAGGCTCATGAAGAAGATGGGCCTTCAATGCCTGGTTCGCATGAAAAAGTATAAGTCATATAAAGGGACCGTCGGCAAGATTGCACCGAATCATCTGGACCGCCAGTTCACGGCTGGGGCGCCAAATGAGAAATGGGTGACGGACATTACGGAGTTTAAGTTATTTGGAGAAAAGCTGTATCTATCGCCCATTTTGGACTTATTCAACGGGGAAATTATCACCTATACCATGGGTTCACGACCAACCTATTCTCTGGTATCCGAGATGCTGGATGCAGGACTGAAGCGTCTGCCAGAAGAACACCAACTTCTCATTCATTCAGATCAAGGATGGCATTACCAAATGAAGCCGTATCGCCATGCGCTTAAGTCGAGTGGCATTCTCCAAAGCATGTCACGAAAAGGGAATTGTTACGACAATGCCGTCATAGAGAATTTCTTCGGCATTCTTAAGTCGGAGTTTCTGTACTACAAAGAGTTTGAAAATGTGGAACATTTTAAGGAAGAACTGAAAAAATATATTGAATACTACAATACCAAACGGTTAAAGGCAAAATTAAAAATGAGTCCGGTACAGTACCGAACTCATTTTGAGAAAGCTGCCTAA
- a CDS encoding metallophosphoesterase, which yields MFIFAGIAALLIYGLLVYYIGRSVWSWMKPGPSIVLKWIYIMVLTVVSTSFISGRFFGNLTVLSVIGSYWMAIFYVLIILLPLMHIMLWLLRLTALRREGLKKAAGFIVLVLLVVVIGFGSFNAYSPTVRAYDIHVDKDAGTIEELNIVMASDMHFGVLSGKAHAARMVKEINDLKPDLVLFPGDIIDDDLDAYLSQGIDQILTGIQATYGVYASLGNHDRFEGEMPELIAALEHSGMTVLYDEKLTVEGLTLVGRRDKQDQERAELSTIMDGADLSKPIFVLDHQPNALEEAQQQGVDLIVSGHTHRGQVFPAHLITQAMFENDWGYLQKGRMHSIVSSGYGFWGPPIRLGSRSEIVQIHVTFQ from the coding sequence ATGTTTATTTTTGCAGGAATCGCAGCATTATTGATTTACGGCTTGCTGGTTTATTATATTGGCCGAAGCGTATGGAGCTGGATGAAGCCAGGTCCGTCCATTGTGCTCAAATGGATATACATAATGGTGCTGACCGTTGTTTCGACATCGTTTATTTCAGGACGGTTCTTCGGCAACCTCACGGTGCTGAGCGTGATAGGATCGTATTGGATGGCTATTTTCTATGTCCTGATCATCCTGCTCCCGTTGATGCACATCATGCTGTGGCTGCTAAGATTGACGGCATTGCGAAGAGAGGGCCTGAAGAAGGCGGCGGGATTTATCGTGTTGGTGCTATTGGTCGTTGTGATCGGCTTCGGTTCTTTTAATGCCTATAGTCCAACGGTTCGCGCATATGATATTCACGTGGACAAGGACGCCGGCACAATTGAGGAGCTGAATATTGTCATGGCGTCCGATATGCACTTCGGCGTCCTGTCAGGTAAAGCCCACGCTGCGCGTATGGTGAAGGAGATTAATGACTTAAAGCCGGATCTGGTATTGTTCCCTGGCGATATCATCGATGACGATCTGGATGCCTATTTAAGCCAGGGGATCGATCAGATCCTGACCGGTATCCAGGCAACGTATGGCGTGTATGCCTCGCTTGGCAATCATGACCGGTTCGAAGGCGAAATGCCGGAACTGATCGCGGCTCTTGAGCATAGCGGCATGACCGTGCTGTATGATGAGAAATTGACGGTCGAGGGTCTGACGCTGGTTGGCAGACGGGATAAACAGGATCAGGAGCGGGCCGAGTTGTCCACGATCATGGATGGGGCCGATCTATCCAAGCCGATCTTTGTGCTCGATCATCAGCCGAATGCGCTGGAGGAAGCACAGCAGCAGGGCGTAGACCTTATCGTTTCCGGACACACGCACCGCGGGCAGGTATTCCCGGCGCATCTGATTACGCAGGCGATGTTCGAGAATGATTGGGGGTATCTGCAAAAAGGCCGGATGCATTCCATCGTGTCCTCAGGTTACGGTTTCTGGGGACCTCCGATTCGTCTGGGTTCCCGCTCCGAAATTGTACAGATCCATGTTACATTTCAATAG
- a CDS encoding TrmB family transcriptional regulator codes for MEQLLHHLRNLGFTEIESKIMVDLAEYGPAGGYEVAKRLGASRSNVYAAMQRLERQGALERMDGEPVRYRSLKPEELTRMISGRVEASLAFVEKSLPRGSGTAAPFLSMEGDQAVLDVLVRELKRAKQEIVVDVWREEASLLREPLAEAEARGVKVLWACDGPDQGLSRTLAWSGWNGLAERRGGGRKFSFVVDRQWCILGMRGGEYDTGAVITEHPVMAELLLHHFTQEMVLFQLEQDMGEQLEARYGEHFGLIQSQYLNAEADAEAQDDQTAESKSGAEYEADSDPMDGDSNRNTA; via the coding sequence ATGGAACAATTGCTGCATCATTTGCGGAATTTGGGATTTACGGAGATTGAATCGAAAATTATGGTAGACCTTGCCGAGTATGGGCCGGCGGGTGGTTATGAAGTGGCAAAACGACTTGGAGCTTCGCGTTCTAATGTCTATGCAGCCATGCAGCGTTTGGAGCGGCAAGGGGCACTTGAGCGAATGGACGGGGAACCCGTCCGTTACCGTTCGCTGAAACCGGAGGAATTGACGCGGATGATATCCGGCCGTGTGGAGGCATCACTCGCTTTTGTTGAGAAGAGCTTGCCGCGAGGAAGCGGCACGGCCGCTCCCTTCCTCAGTATGGAGGGAGATCAGGCGGTGCTTGATGTGCTCGTCCGGGAATTGAAGCGAGCGAAACAGGAGATCGTGGTTGACGTCTGGCGTGAAGAAGCTTCGCTTCTGCGTGAACCGCTGGCTGAGGCGGAGGCTAGGGGTGTTAAGGTGCTGTGGGCTTGTGACGGCCCGGACCAGGGTCTCTCAAGAACGCTGGCATGGTCTGGGTGGAACGGACTTGCGGAGCGCCGGGGAGGCGGCCGGAAATTCTCCTTTGTTGTGGATCGGCAGTGGTGCATACTAGGGATGCGCGGCGGGGAATATGATACAGGGGCGGTTATCACGGAGCATCCGGTAATGGCGGAGCTGCTGCTGCACCATTTTACTCAAGAGATGGTATTGTTCCAGCTTGAACAGGATATGGGTGAGCAGTTGGAAGCCCGTTATGGAGAGCACTTTGGTCTGATTCAGAGCCAGTATCTTAATGCGGAAGCCGACGCTGAAGCACAGGATGACCAGACTGCGGAATCGAAATCGGGCGCGGAGTATGAAGCTGATTCTGACCCAATGGACGGGGATAGCAATCGTAATACGGCCTAG
- a CDS encoding zinc ribbon domain-containing protein codes for MNILQKLKDGANRATEKAQHVVEVNKLNSQISEIEQQKNSYYLQMGKVFYEGYRLQDMTMAEKEMVELAQTCDGLQEQIEAIRNRIAVLKNERVCECGRVVALDANFCPYCGNKLANLIHPEKSASDGPRESERKIVFDKHEFAAAEEQQEQDELSTYDYRSNPDPYEPDMYEPEPERQHEEMDLSEPEVDPEQLRIEQEEQEKERRHWEELERERERQLELDRRIRFWQENNQSQDYVGDDEATRDMVKCQICSVDLPKGSKWCPRCGAEQI; via the coding sequence ATGAATATTTTACAAAAGCTTAAGGATGGAGCCAACCGCGCAACGGAAAAGGCGCAGCACGTGGTGGAAGTGAATAAACTCAACAGCCAAATTTCCGAAATCGAACAGCAGAAGAACTCATATTACTTACAGATGGGTAAAGTGTTCTATGAGGGCTACCGTCTGCAGGACATGACGATGGCAGAAAAAGAAATGGTTGAGCTTGCGCAAACCTGCGATGGATTGCAGGAGCAAATCGAAGCGATTCGAAACCGCATTGCGGTCCTCAAGAATGAGCGGGTCTGTGAATGCGGACGGGTGGTCGCGCTGGATGCGAATTTCTGCCCGTACTGCGGAAACAAGCTTGCTAATTTGATACACCCTGAGAAGTCAGCATCGGACGGACCAAGGGAGTCTGAACGTAAGATCGTGTTTGATAAACATGAATTTGCAGCGGCTGAAGAACAACAGGAACAGGATGAATTGTCTACCTATGACTACCGTTCGAATCCGGATCCATACGAGCCGGACATGTACGAGCCGGAGCCGGAACGGCAGCACGAGGAAATGGATCTCTCCGAACCTGAGGTTGATCCGGAACAGCTGCGTATCGAGCAGGAAGAGCAGGAGAAGGAGCGCCGTCACTGGGAAGAACTTGAGCGGGAGCGGGAGCGGCAGCTGGAACTGGACCGCCGCATTCGTTTCTGGCAGGAGAATAACCAAAGTCAGGACTATGTTGGTGATGATGAGGCGACGCGCGATATGGTGAAGTGCCAGATTTGCAGTGTCGACCTGCCAAAAGGCTCGAAATGGTGTCCGCGCTGTGGAGCTGAACAGATTTAA